In one window of Comamonas testosteroni DNA:
- a CDS encoding FAD/FMN-binding oxidoreductase gives MNVPIALAAALQAQAAEPARLREIPYNYTSFSDREIVIRLLGSSMWDVLNQLRQERRTGRSARMLYEVLGDIWVVQRNPYLQDDLIHNPDRRKSLVEALEHRLAEIDKRREPNEDALRDQLVGQLVEAAHRAVHEFNATFVEAEQLRRRAQKTLRRYTAKDNIKFDGLSRVAHVTDATDWRVEYPFVVLTPDTEAEMAGLVKGCIELGLTIIPRGGGTGYTGGAIPLTWRSVVINTEKLEALSEVEMRMIPGVDHEVPTIYSEAGVVTQRVADAAERGGFVFAVDPTSIEASCIGGNIAMNAGGKKAVLWGTALDNLVSWRMVTPDAQWLEVTRLDHNLGKIHDAEMACFELKYFEADGKTHVRTERLDIPGHTFRKEGLGKDVTDKFLSGLPGIQKEGTDGLITSARWVVHRMPAHTRTVCMEFFGNAKDAVPSIVEIKDYMFAEQKRSGVLLAGLEHLDDRYLKAVGYATKSKKGNGHLPKMVLLGDIAGDDADEVARVTSEVVRIANSRNGEGFIAISSEARKKFWLDRKRTAAISRHTNAFKINEDVVIPLPRMAEYTDGIERINIELSLRNKLKLCDELSGFFKHSDLPLGKSDDAGDIPSAELLEDRVQQALALVAEVRELWQGWLDGVATLFPELQDHRLRASWKTQLKEPLSAIFAGAAFQPLRESINEIHQKVLKGRVWVALHMHAGDGNVHTNIPVNSDDYEMLQTAHEAVARIMELARSLDGVISGEHGIGITKLEFLSDAELAPFADYKKRVDPEGRFNKGKLIRNEEWDALAHQSHDGRSPRESLMFADLTNAYTPSFGLMGYESIIMQQSDIGAIANSVKDCLRCGKCKPVCATHVPRANLLYSPRNKILATSLLVEAFLYEEQTRRGVSIKHWQEFEDVADHCTVCHKCFNPCPVKIDFGDVTMNMRNLLRKMDKKSFRPGNKLAMAMLNATNPDTIKFMRTAMVGVGFKAQRLAADLLGAVAKKQTAHPPASVGTAPIKEQVIHFINKKLPGGLPNKTARALLDIEDKDYVPIIRDPQATKSDTEAVFYFPGCGSERLFSQVGLATQAMLWHAGVQTVLPPGYLCCGYPQRGSGQFDKAEKMITDNRVLFHRVATTLNYLDIKTVVVSCGTCYDQLQGYQFDKIFPGCRIIDIHEYLLEKGITLQNKGSYLYHDPCHTPMKQQDPIKTVKALMGDNVLKSERCCGESGTLGVTRPDISTQIRFRKTEEIRKGEAALRDNGQLGAQDNVKILTSCPSCLQGLSRYGNDLNNGLLEADYIVVEMARDILGENWMAEYVNRANQGGIERVLV, from the coding sequence ATGAATGTACCGATTGCGTTGGCTGCCGCCCTCCAGGCCCAGGCTGCCGAACCCGCACGACTGCGCGAGATTCCCTATAACTACACATCGTTCTCTGACCGTGAGATTGTGATTCGTCTGCTGGGCTCATCCATGTGGGATGTGCTCAATCAGCTGCGTCAGGAACGCCGGACCGGCCGATCTGCCCGCATGCTCTACGAAGTGCTGGGGGATATCTGGGTTGTGCAGCGCAATCCCTATCTTCAGGACGATCTGATCCACAACCCCGACCGCCGCAAGTCGCTGGTCGAGGCTCTGGAGCATCGCCTGGCCGAGATCGACAAGCGCCGCGAGCCCAACGAGGATGCGCTGCGCGATCAGCTGGTGGGTCAGCTGGTGGAAGCGGCCCACCGCGCCGTGCATGAATTCAACGCCACTTTTGTCGAGGCCGAGCAGCTGCGCCGCCGCGCGCAGAAGACGCTGCGTCGCTATACCGCCAAGGACAACATCAAGTTCGACGGTCTGTCGCGCGTGGCCCATGTGACCGATGCGACCGACTGGCGCGTCGAGTACCCGTTTGTCGTGCTGACGCCCGATACCGAAGCCGAAATGGCCGGTCTGGTCAAGGGCTGCATCGAGCTGGGACTGACCATCATCCCGCGCGGAGGCGGTACCGGATACACGGGTGGTGCCATACCTTTGACCTGGCGCTCGGTGGTCATCAACACCGAGAAGCTGGAAGCGCTGAGCGAAGTCGAGATGCGCATGATTCCCGGCGTGGATCATGAAGTGCCCACCATCTACTCCGAAGCCGGTGTGGTGACGCAGCGCGTGGCCGATGCGGCCGAGCGCGGCGGCTTTGTGTTTGCCGTGGATCCGACCTCCATCGAGGCCTCCTGCATCGGCGGCAATATCGCCATGAACGCGGGCGGCAAAAAGGCCGTGCTCTGGGGTACCGCCCTGGACAATCTGGTGTCCTGGCGCATGGTCACGCCCGATGCGCAGTGGCTGGAAGTCACGCGTCTGGACCACAACCTGGGCAAGATTCACGATGCCGAGATGGCCTGCTTCGAGCTGAAGTACTTCGAGGCGGACGGCAAGACCCATGTGCGCACCGAGCGCCTGGACATTCCCGGTCACACCTTCCGCAAGGAAGGCCTGGGCAAGGACGTGACGGACAAGTTCCTCTCGGGTCTGCCCGGTATTCAGAAGGAAGGCACGGACGGCCTGATCACCAGCGCGCGCTGGGTGGTGCACCGCATGCCGGCGCACACGCGTACCGTGTGCATGGAGTTCTTCGGCAATGCCAAGGACGCCGTGCCCTCCATCGTCGAGATCAAGGACTATATGTTCGCCGAGCAAAAGCGCTCGGGCGTGCTGCTGGCCGGTCTCGAACACCTGGACGACCGCTACCTCAAGGCCGTGGGCTACGCGACCAAGAGCAAGAAGGGCAACGGCCATCTGCCCAAGATGGTGCTGCTGGGCGATATCGCCGGTGATGATGCCGATGAAGTGGCGCGCGTGACCAGCGAAGTGGTGCGCATTGCCAATTCGCGCAACGGCGAGGGCTTTATCGCCATCAGCTCCGAGGCGCGCAAGAAGTTCTGGCTGGACCGCAAGCGCACTGCCGCCATCTCGCGCCATACCAACGCCTTCAAGATCAATGAAGACGTGGTGATTCCTCTGCCACGCATGGCCGAGTACACCGACGGCATCGAGCGCATCAATATCGAGCTGTCGCTGCGCAACAAGCTCAAGCTCTGCGACGAGCTGAGCGGCTTCTTCAAGCACTCCGATCTGCCCCTGGGCAAGAGCGACGACGCCGGCGACATCCCCAGCGCCGAGCTGCTGGAAGACCGCGTGCAGCAGGCGCTGGCGCTGGTGGCCGAGGTGCGCGAGCTCTGGCAGGGCTGGCTGGACGGCGTGGCCACGCTGTTCCCCGAACTGCAGGACCACCGCTTGCGTGCGAGCTGGAAGACCCAGCTCAAGGAGCCGCTGTCCGCGATTTTCGCGGGCGCTGCCTTCCAGCCGCTGCGCGAGTCCATCAACGAGATTCACCAGAAGGTGCTCAAGGGCCGTGTCTGGGTGGCGCTGCACATGCACGCCGGTGACGGCAATGTGCACACCAACATCCCTGTCAACTCCGACGACTATGAAATGCTGCAGACCGCGCACGAAGCCGTGGCTCGCATCATGGAGCTGGCGCGTAGTCTGGACGGCGTGATCTCGGGTGAGCACGGCATCGGCATCACCAAGCTGGAATTCCTCTCGGATGCCGAGCTGGCACCGTTTGCCGATTACAAGAAGCGTGTGGACCCAGAAGGCCGCTTCAACAAGGGCAAGCTGATCCGCAACGAAGAGTGGGATGCCCTGGCACACCAGAGTCACGACGGTCGCTCGCCGCGCGAGTCGCTGATGTTTGCCGACCTGACCAACGCCTACACGCCCAGCTTCGGCCTGATGGGTTATGAGTCCATCATCATGCAGCAGTCGGACATCGGCGCCATCGCCAACTCCGTCAAGGACTGCCTGCGCTGCGGCAAGTGCAAGCCCGTGTGCGCCACCCATGTGCCGCGCGCCAATCTGCTGTACTCGCCGCGCAACAAGATCCTGGCCACCTCGCTGCTGGTGGAGGCCTTCCTCTACGAGGAGCAGACACGCCGTGGCGTGTCCATCAAGCACTGGCAGGAATTCGAAGATGTGGCCGACCACTGCACGGTCTGCCACAAGTGCTTCAACCCCTGCCCGGTCAAGATCGACTTCGGCGACGTGACCATGAATATGCGCAATCTGCTGCGCAAGATGGACAAGAAGAGCTTCCGTCCCGGCAACAAGCTGGCCATGGCCATGCTCAATGCCACCAACCCCGACACCATCAAGTTCATGCGCACGGCCATGGTGGGCGTGGGCTTCAAGGCCCAGCGTCTGGCGGCCGACTTGCTGGGGGCTGTCGCCAAGAAGCAGACCGCGCATCCGCCCGCATCCGTGGGCACGGCTCCCATCAAGGAGCAGGTGATTCACTTCATCAACAAGAAGCTGCCCGGTGGTCTGCCCAACAAGACGGCACGCGCCTTGCTGGATATCGAAGACAAGGATTACGTGCCCATCATCCGCGACCCGCAGGCCACCAAGTCGGATACCGAGGCGGTGTTCTACTTCCCGGGTTGCGGCTCCGAGCGCCTGTTCAGTCAGGTGGGTCTGGCCACGCAGGCCATGCTCTGGCATGCAGGCGTGCAGACCGTGCTGCCGCCCGGTTATCTGTGCTGCGGCTATCCCCAGCGCGGCTCGGGCCAGTTCGACAAGGCCGAGAAGATGATCACGGACAACCGTGTGCTCTTCCACCGTGTGGCGACCACGCTCAACTATCTGGACATCAAGACCGTGGTGGTGAGCTGCGGCACCTGCTATGACCAGCTGCAGGGCTACCAGTTCGACAAGATCTTCCCCGGCTGCCGCATCATCGACATCCACGAATATCTGCTCGAAAAGGGCATCACGCTGCAGAACAAGGGCTCATACCTCTACCACGACCCCTGCCATACGCCCATGAAGCAGCAGGACCCGATAAAGACCGTCAAGGCCTTGATGGGTGACAACGTGCTCAAGAGCGAGCGCTGCTGCGGCGAGTCCGGGACGCTGGGCGTGACGCGTCCCGACATCTCCACGCAGATCCGCTTCCGCAAGACCGAGGAGATCCGCAAGGGCGAGGCCGCGTTGCGCGACAACGGTCAACTGGGCGCTCAGGACAACGTCAAGATCCTGACCAGCTGCCCCAGCTGCCTGCAGGGCCTGAGCCGCTATGGCAACGACCTGAACAACGGGCTGCTCGAAGCCGACTACATCGTGGTCGAGATGGCGCGCGACATTCTGGGCGAGAACTGGATGGCCGAGTACGTCAATCGCGCCAACCAGGGCGGTATCGAGCGCGTGCTGGTGT